CTGCAAATAACGGTTTAACTTCTTAAGTTGTTCAGTCTCATTTCTAAATCCGTTTCATCAATACACATAACCTGTCTGGCTTTACTTCCTTCTGATGGTCCAACAATACCGGCTTTTTCCAGTTGATCCATGATTCTTCCGGCGCGGTTGTAACCAATAGAAAATTTGCGTTGGATAAGCGATGTTGACCCCTGTTGATGAATCACAATCAGTCGGGCTGCATCTTCGAACATTGGATCAAGTCGATTCATGTCTACATCTCCAACGCTGCTTTCACTCTCTTCTCCTACATATTCAGGTAGGTAGAATGCAGTAGTGTAACCTTGCTGGCGGGAAATGTAATTGGTGATTTGTTCCACCTCCGGAGTATCAACGAATGCACACTGCACACGAACCGGATCGCTACCCTGAAGGAATAGCATGTCACCACGGCCAATCAGTTGGTTAGCTCCCGGACGGTCAAGGATAGTACGTGAGTCCATCATGGACGAAACACGGAAAGCAACACGAGCAGGGAAGTTGGCTTTGATAGTACCTGTAATGATATTGGTTGTTGGTCTCTGAGTGGCAATAATCATGTGGATACCTACGGCACGTGCCAACTGAGCAATACGGGCAATTGGTAGTTCCACTTCCTTACCGGCAGTCATAATCAAGTCACCAAACTCATCAATAATCACCACAATATATGGCATGAATTTATGTCCTTTTTCAGGATTTAGTCTACGATTGATGAACTTTTCGTTGTACTCTTTAATATTACGGGTATGTGCCTTTTTAAGCAAATCATAACGCGAATCCATTTCAATACAAAGAGAATTTAGTGTCTGCACTACTTTGGTGAAATCAGTAATGATTGCTTCTTCACCATCAGGTAGTTTGGCCAGAAAATGTTTCTCTATGGTTGAATAAATACTGAACTCTACTTTTTTCGGGTCGATTAGTACAAACTTCAGTTCTGCCGGATGTTTTTTATAAAGCAATGATGTAATGATAGCATTTAGTCCCACTGACTTACCCTGACCAGTAGCTCCGGCCACAAGCACGTGAGGCATTTTGCAAAGATCCACCATAAATATCTCGTTGGTAATGGTTTTACCAAAAGCAATAGGTAGCTCATAACTGGATTCCTGGAATTTCTTGGAAGAAATAATGGAATGCATGGAAACAATCTTTGGATTGGAGTTTGGAACTTCAATACCAATGGTACCTTTTCCTGGAATCGGCGCAATGATACGAATACCCAATGCGGACAGGCTAAGAGCAATATCATCTTCCAGTCCGCGGATTTTAGAGATACGTACACCTGCTTCCGGAGTAATTTCATATAGAGTAACGGTAGAACCTACAGTCGCTTTAATGGAACTAATTTCAATACCAAAACTCCTTAGCGTGCTGATAATCTTATCTTTATTAGCAGTCTGCTCCTCCATATTAATGGCTGGCTCACTGTTGTCGTACCGTTTCATTAATTCCAGAGTTGGGTGGCGGTAGTTCTCCAGATCAAGTGTGGGATTATATTGTCCTAAATTAGAAGCATCATATCTTTCTTCATCATCAGATCTAGGAGACTCAATTTTGAATTCCGGTTCTTTGTCTTCCAGCTCTTCTTCATTCTCCTCGGTAGAATTTGTGCTATCTGCTTCCTCTTCATTTATTATATTTGATTTAACCCAGTCATCAGTCGGCTTCTCTTCTTCCGGAGCAATAATTTCCATCGGTTTAGAGGCAACAGCTTGTTCAAAACTATGATCTAGCTTGAAATTAAGCGTTTTAGGTTCTGGATTTGTAAAATCCTGAGCGTTATTCTCGTATGCTGCGACAGGTTGTACTTTCTCTTTTTTCTTTCTGAAATTAAGTTGCATTAATCGTCTGATATAGATTATAGTTTGCGCACTAAGATAGATTAGAAAGCAAAGTGCTGTAGCCAGAAGAAGCAATGAAATTCCGGGAATTCCAATTTGTGAAATCAGCCAGTTACTGACATTGTATCCGTGCAATCCTCCAAGGTAAATAAAGCTATCTTTATAGGTATCCATGAATGCAAAGCCGAAAAATACGGAGCCCCAGATAAGAAATAGCGAACAACCAATAAACCATTTCCAAAGTCGGAAAGTTCGTACTCTCATCAGTTTCATGCCGGTAATGGCCAGAAATAGCAATATTATATAAGAAGATACCCCAAAACAATCGTTAATCAGGTAACTCGCCAATTGTGCTCCTCGTGATCCTGCATAATTCTTTATGTGATTATCAATAGACGCTAATTGCTGTGTGCTGGGATTATCAAGAATACTCTGATCTGCAGCTCCAGTAAAGAAAAAAGATGTAAATGCCAGAAGCAAATAAACTGAAAATATCACCATTAAAAGGCCAAAAATAAAATGGATGGTCTCGTTCTGAAAATGATGTGTAAAATTATTAGATGCTACCGGCTCCATTGCCGGACTCTTATCTGTTTTTTTCTTTGCCATGAAGAATTTTTGTTTTTAATGTTTTATTCTGCAAAAATAATAAAATAACATTAGTTGGGGGAAGAATATCCTAAAAAATATTCGAAGGAATAATTGTGGCTATGTTGTACAGAATAGGATGTTTTTTGTACAGAACTATAATTTGTTTTGTACAAAATCATATGCAATTATGTACAGAGAAAAATGTTTTATTAGTGATGAGTAAAAAATATATCAATGAGAATAAAAACCAGTGCACTTATTCTTCAAGTTAAAATACATTGATTTGCAGTTTGATTCCCTCTTTTTTTGTTAACTTTGCGCCCTAATTGAATAAAAGTATGGAAAAGGATCATCAAGTGATATTCAGCAGAGACGTTGTGGAATTTGTAACTGTGGCCGCCGAGTTTTGCGCTTTTTTGGAGCGTTCGGAGGGTGCAAAGCGGAGTCCTTTTGTTGATACAACTTTAAAAATTTTGCCATTGCTTTATCTTAAAGCATCTTTATTGCCCGATTGTGAAATGCAGGGAGATGAGGCTCCCGAAACTTATGTCACTGAAGAAACTTACGAAATTATGCGAATGGATGTTGCTTCCATTTTACGTGAAAAAGATGATTATCTGGAAGTCTTTCTTCCGGAAATGGCATATAGTGATACCCCCATTAAGAAATGTATATCTGAGGATTTAGCCGATATTTACCAGGATCTGAAAGATTTTATATTTGTCTTTCAACTGGGTTACGATGAAACAATGCATGATTCTTTGGCTATTTGCAAAGAAAACTTTGGATTGTATTGGGGACAAAAGCTGGTTAATACTTTAAGAGCCTTGCATGATGTGAAGTTCAATGTTGATAATGAAGAAGATAACGAGGAAGAAGAGGGCAACCTGAACGAAGAATTATGATTGTAAAAAGAACAATAACAAAGGATGATATATCTGAAATGCCGAAGGTTAATTTCGAAGGCAAAATAATAATGATTTGTACTGAGAAAGATGCAGAGCGAGCGGTAGACTTTTTGAGCAAATATCCTGTTTTGGGAATAGATAGCGAGACAAAACCCTCTTTTGTTAAAGGGAAGTCACATAAAGTATCCTTGCTACAGATTTCAACGGACCAGCATTGTTTCCTGTTTCGTTTAAATCTGATAGGCTTTCCTAATGTATTGATTGGCTTGTTAGAAAATCAATCAATTGTAAAAGTAGGACTTTCTTTAAAAGATGACTTTATGGCTATGCACCGAAGAGTCACTTTTAAACAACAGAATTGCGTTGAATTGCAGGAGTTTGTGAAACCATTCGGCATACAGGATAAGAGTCTGCAAAAAATATATGCAATTCTTTTTGGTCATAAAATATCCAAATCACAACGTTTGTCTAACTGGGAAGCTGAGACGCTAAGTCCTTCTCAACAGTTATATGCAGCTACGGATGCGTGGACTTGCCTGAAGATTTATAATTTGCTTCAGGATTTGCACCAAACAGGTGATTATGTAAAAGAAGAAATAGTAGAACCGGTAATTGAAGAAAAAGAATAAATAAATGGCTTACAAAAGAGTTTATCTCAAATCAGGAAAAGAAGAATCGCTGAAGCGTTTTCATCCGTGGATTTTTTCAGGAGCAATTCATCACTTTGATGGAGAACCTGAAGAGGGTGAAATTGTGGATGTGTATACTTCGAAAAAAGAGTTTATTGCTTTAGGACACTTTCAGGTAGGCAGTATTGCTGTGAGAGTGCTTTCTTTTAAACAAGAAGAAGTGAATCCGGAGTTCTGGGTTAGAAAGTTTGAAGTAGCTTATGACTTGCGTAAAAGAATAGGATTGGCTGAAAATCCTACAAATAATACATTTAGGTTGGTTCATGGTGAAGGTGATAATCTTCCAGGACTGATTATTGATATTTATGCAAATACTGCGGTTATGCAGGCTCATTCCGTGGGGATGCATGTTTACCGGATGGATATAGCCAATGCACTTTCTCAGGTATTGGGAGACACTATTGATAATATTTATTATAAATCGGAAACGACGCTCCCATTCAAAGCGGGCTTAGGACAGGAAAACGGATTTATTAAAGGAGGCAGCTCAGATAATATAGCTCAGGAATATGGTTTGAAGTTTCATGTAGACTGGCTGAAAGGGCAGAAAACAGGATTCTTCGTTGATCAACGTGAAAATCGTGCGTTATTGGAGAGATATGCAAAGGGGCGTTCCGTATTAAATATGTTCTGTTACACCGGTGGCTTCTCTTTCTACGCTATGCGTGGTGGAGCAAATCTGGTTCATTCAGTAGATAGTTCTGCAAAAGCGATAGATCTGACTAATAAGAATGTAGAACTTAACTTCTCAGGTGATGCTCGTCATACAGCTTATGCCGAGGATGCCTTTAAGTATCTTGATAAGATGGGCGATCAGTACGATCTGATCATTCTTGATCCGCCAGCTTTTGCTAAGCACAGAGATGCTTTACGCAATGCATTGCAGGGATATAGGAAATTAAATGCCAAAGCATTTGAGAAAATCAAACCGGGAGGCATTCTGTTTACTTTCTCTTGTTCTCAGGTGGTAACGAAAGATAATTTCCGCACATCAGTGTTTACTGCTGCAGCTATGTCCGGTAGAAGTGTGAGAATTTTGCATCAACTAACACAGCCGGCTGATCATCCGGTAAATATATATCATCCGGAAGGAGAGTATTTAAAAGGCTTGGTTTTATACGTAGAATAGCCTTGATAATATAAAATCTGAAACTATGTAATAAAGAGTGTTAATATTTAGGTTGTTTTTGCTGATTTATAATGTTGTATAACATAAATCATTTATATTTGCACTGTGTTTTTCATGGTATTAGATTTAAGGTTAACAAAGATTGGTTGTCGGGAGACAGCCTTTTTTTTTGTATAAATGTCAGGATTAGAATTCGTCATCCAAAATTAATCCCTATATTTGCTCCACAGTCTTAATTTGGATTCAAAGTGGATAATAAAGTAGAACTTCGGGTATTAAATATTTCCAACAGTCAGTTACAGGCAAATGCTTTTGCACTAGTTATGGAAGAAGTGGACGGACCTCGCCAGTTGCCTATTATAATTGGTTCTATCGAGGCTCAGGCCATAGCTCTTAAGTTGAAAGGACTTAGCACTCCTCGCCCTTTCACTCACGATTTATTTGTAACCTTCGCAGAATATCTTCAAACAAAACTGGAACAGGTGTTTATCTATAAAGCTAAGGATGGAATTTTTTATTCTTATCTTTGTTTTGAGAAAGATGGTGAGCAGTTTAAGCTAGATTCCAGAACATCAGATGCTATTGCTTTGGCTCTGCGTTTTGATTGTCCCATTTACACTACCGAACAAATTCTCAGCTCTGAGGGATATATTCCAGAAGTGGAAGATGTGGAGATAGAATCGGAATCGAGTGATACGCTGGATGACTTGAAAGAATCTCTTTCGCAGGCTGTAAAAGATGAGAATTATGAACTAGCCTCTGCCCTACGTGATGAGATAAAGCGAATGGAGCAGGAAAATCAATCGTTTTAATTCATAGATTACACAACAAAAACAATGCATGTAT
This genomic interval from uncultured Bacteroides sp. contains the following:
- a CDS encoding 3'-5' exonuclease, which codes for MIVKRTITKDDISEMPKVNFEGKIIMICTEKDAERAVDFLSKYPVLGIDSETKPSFVKGKSHKVSLLQISTDQHCFLFRLNLIGFPNVLIGLLENQSIVKVGLSLKDDFMAMHRRVTFKQQNCVELQEFVKPFGIQDKSLQKIYAILFGHKISKSQRLSNWEAETLSPSQQLYAATDAWTCLKIYNLLQDLHQTGDYVKEEIVEPVIEEKE
- a CDS encoding DUF5063 domain-containing protein — protein: MEKDHQVIFSRDVVEFVTVAAEFCAFLERSEGAKRSPFVDTTLKILPLLYLKASLLPDCEMQGDEAPETYVTEETYEIMRMDVASILREKDDYLEVFLPEMAYSDTPIKKCISEDLADIYQDLKDFIFVFQLGYDETMHDSLAICKENFGLYWGQKLVNTLRALHDVKFNVDNEEDNEEEEGNLNEEL
- a CDS encoding DNA translocase FtsK 4TM domain-containing protein, yielding MAKKKTDKSPAMEPVASNNFTHHFQNETIHFIFGLLMVIFSVYLLLAFTSFFFTGAADQSILDNPSTQQLASIDNHIKNYAGSRGAQLASYLINDCFGVSSYIILLFLAITGMKLMRVRTFRLWKWFIGCSLFLIWGSVFFGFAFMDTYKDSFIYLGGLHGYNVSNWLISQIGIPGISLLLLATALCFLIYLSAQTIIYIRRLMQLNFRKKKEKVQPVAAYENNAQDFTNPEPKTLNFKLDHSFEQAVASKPMEIIAPEEEKPTDDWVKSNIINEEEADSTNSTEENEEELEDKEPEFKIESPRSDDEERYDASNLGQYNPTLDLENYRHPTLELMKRYDNSEPAINMEEQTANKDKIISTLRSFGIEISSIKATVGSTVTLYEITPEAGVRISKIRGLEDDIALSLSALGIRIIAPIPGKGTIGIEVPNSNPKIVSMHSIISSKKFQESSYELPIAFGKTITNEIFMVDLCKMPHVLVAGATGQGKSVGLNAIITSLLYKKHPAELKFVLIDPKKVEFSIYSTIEKHFLAKLPDGEEAIITDFTKVVQTLNSLCIEMDSRYDLLKKAHTRNIKEYNEKFINRRLNPEKGHKFMPYIVVIIDEFGDLIMTAGKEVELPIARIAQLARAVGIHMIIATQRPTTNIITGTIKANFPARVAFRVSSMMDSRTILDRPGANQLIGRGDMLFLQGSDPVRVQCAFVDTPEVEQITNYISRQQGYTTAFYLPEYVGEESESSVGDVDMNRLDPMFEDAARLIVIHQQGSTSLIQRKFSIGYNRAGRIMDQLEKAGIVGPSEGSKARQVMCIDETDLEMRLNNLRS
- a CDS encoding class I SAM-dependent rRNA methyltransferase — translated: MAYKRVYLKSGKEESLKRFHPWIFSGAIHHFDGEPEEGEIVDVYTSKKEFIALGHFQVGSIAVRVLSFKQEEVNPEFWVRKFEVAYDLRKRIGLAENPTNNTFRLVHGEGDNLPGLIIDIYANTAVMQAHSVGMHVYRMDIANALSQVLGDTIDNIYYKSETTLPFKAGLGQENGFIKGGSSDNIAQEYGLKFHVDWLKGQKTGFFVDQRENRALLERYAKGRSVLNMFCYTGGFSFYAMRGGANLVHSVDSSAKAIDLTNKNVELNFSGDARHTAYAEDAFKYLDKMGDQYDLIILDPPAFAKHRDALRNALQGYRKLNAKAFEKIKPGGILFTFSCSQVVTKDNFRTSVFTAAAMSGRSVRILHQLTQPADHPVNIYHPEGEYLKGLVLYVE
- a CDS encoding bifunctional nuclease domain-containing protein; translated protein: MDNKVELRVLNISNSQLQANAFALVMEEVDGPRQLPIIIGSIEAQAIALKLKGLSTPRPFTHDLFVTFAEYLQTKLEQVFIYKAKDGIFYSYLCFEKDGEQFKLDSRTSDAIALALRFDCPIYTTEQILSSEGYIPEVEDVEIESESSDTLDDLKESLSQAVKDENYELASALRDEIKRMEQENQSF